The Vibrio echinoideorum genome includes a region encoding these proteins:
- the prmB gene encoding 50S ribosomal protein L3 N(5)-glutamine methyltransferase, which translates to MDKIFVEEAVSELHTLQDVIRWTVSRFNAAGLFYGHGTDNAWDEAVQLILPTLYLPIDVPSHVMNSRLTSSERLRIVERVIKRINDRTPTAYLTNKAWFCGLEFFVDERVLVPRSPIGELIEAQFQPWLTEEPVRIMDMCTGSGCIAIACAHAFPDAEVDAIDISTDALQVAEQNVQDHGMEQQVFPIRSDLFRDLPKEKYNLIVSNPPYVDEEDMNSLPEEFTHEPELGLAAGTDGLKLVRRILSNAPDYLTDDGILICEVGNSMVHMMDQYPEIPFTWIEFSNGGHGVFMITREQLMACADEFSIYKD; encoded by the coding sequence TTGGATAAGATTTTTGTAGAAGAAGCGGTATCAGAACTACACACGCTTCAAGATGTGATTCGTTGGACTGTTAGTCGCTTTAACGCAGCTGGCCTATTTTATGGTCACGGCACGGATAACGCGTGGGATGAGGCGGTACAACTTATTTTACCTACTCTTTATCTACCGATTGATGTTCCTTCGCATGTTATGAACTCTCGTCTAACGAGCAGCGAGCGTTTACGTATCGTTGAGCGTGTGATCAAGCGTATCAATGATCGTACACCAACAGCTTATCTGACGAATAAAGCGTGGTTCTGTGGTCTAGAGTTCTTTGTTGATGAGCGCGTTCTTGTACCTCGTTCTCCAATTGGTGAATTGATCGAAGCTCAGTTCCAACCATGGTTAACTGAAGAGCCAGTTCGTATCATGGATATGTGTACGGGTAGTGGTTGTATTGCTATCGCTTGTGCTCACGCTTTCCCTGATGCAGAAGTAGATGCGATCGATATCTCGACTGATGCACTGCAAGTTGCCGAGCAAAACGTTCAAGATCACGGCATGGAGCAACAAGTGTTCCCAATCCGTTCAGACCTTTTCCGTGATTTGCCAAAAGAGAAATACAACCTGATCGTATCGAACCCACCGTACGTGGACGAAGAAGATATGAACAGCCTGCCAGAAGAGTTTACTCATGAGCCGGAACTTGGCCTAGCAGCGGGTACTGATGGCCTTAAACTGGTTCGCCGTATTCTTTCTAACGCACCAGATTACCTAACTGATGATGGTATCTTGATCTGTGAAGTGGGTAACTCAATGGTTCACATGATGGACCAATATCCAGAAATTCCATTTACTTGGATTGAGTTCTCGAATGGCGGTCATGGTGTATTCATGATCACTCGCGAGCAGTTAATGGCTTGTGCAGATGAGTTCTCTATCTACAAAGACTAA
- a CDS encoding carbohydrate ABC transporter permease gives MEHVLTESTPKSTRSQPAPKPSFADRLQHWLPKIVLAPTALVTVVCIYGYIFWTAALSFTNSRFLPSFNFVGLTQYEKLMDNDRWITSITNLGVFGFLFMAIAILLGVGLAVLLDQNIRQEGAIRTIYLYPMALSFIVTGTAWKWILNPGLGIEKLMHDWGFTDFRFDWLVNSEMSVYTLVIAALWQSSGFVMAMFLAGLRGIDSSIIKAAQIDGASLPTIYLKIILPCLRPVVFSAVIITSHIAIKSFDLVTAMTAGGPGYSSDLPALFMYAHSFTRGQIGLGAASAMMMLAGILAILVPYLYSELREKKS, from the coding sequence ATGGAGCATGTTTTGACTGAGTCGACTCCAAAATCCACAAGGAGCCAACCTGCGCCAAAACCAAGTTTTGCTGACAGGTTACAACATTGGTTACCTAAAATTGTACTGGCGCCAACTGCGTTAGTGACCGTGGTGTGCATCTACGGTTATATATTTTGGACGGCCGCATTGTCGTTCACCAACTCTCGATTTCTGCCTAGCTTTAACTTCGTTGGTTTAACCCAATACGAAAAGCTGATGGACAACGATCGTTGGATAACCTCAATTACCAACCTCGGTGTGTTTGGTTTTCTATTCATGGCGATTGCTATCTTGCTAGGTGTTGGCTTAGCAGTATTACTTGACCAGAACATCCGCCAAGAAGGCGCGATTCGTACCATCTATTTATACCCAATGGCGTTGTCGTTCATCGTGACGGGTACGGCGTGGAAATGGATTCTTAATCCGGGTCTTGGTATTGAAAAACTGATGCATGACTGGGGTTTTACTGACTTCAGGTTCGATTGGCTCGTCAATTCAGAAATGTCGGTCTACACCTTGGTTATCGCAGCACTTTGGCAGTCTTCAGGTTTCGTGATGGCAATGTTCTTAGCGGGGCTGCGCGGTATCGATTCATCAATCATTAAAGCGGCACAAATTGATGGAGCAAGCTTACCCACTATCTATCTCAAAATCATTTTACCTTGCTTGCGCCCTGTGGTTTTCAGTGCGGTGATCATTACTTCTCACATTGCAATTAAGAGCTTTGACCTTGTTACGGCAATGACGGCGGGTGGCCCAGGTTATTCATCGGATCTTCCTGCTCTATTCATGTACGCACACTCCTTTACTCGTGGTCAAATCGGCCTTGGTGCTGCCAGCGCCATGATGATGCTTGCCGGCATTTTAGCGATTCTCGTGCCTTATCTTTACTCTGAACTTAGGGAGAAAAAGTCATGA
- a CDS encoding protein adenylyltransferase SelO: MSVWDSISFNNRFTALPRLFYTPIQPTPLSNVQWLAWNHNLASELGFPSFEDASEELLETLSGNVEPEQFSPVAMKYAGHQFGSYNPDLGDGRGLLLAQIVAKNGETFDLHLKGAGKTPYSRMGDGRAVIRSTVREYLCSEAMAGLNIPTTRALAMMTSDTPVYREKQEWGALLVRAAESHIRFGHFEHLFYTNQLAEHKLLADKVIEWHFPECLDEEKPYAAMFNEIVDRTAEMVALWQANGFAHGVMNTDNMSIIGQTFDYGPFAFLDEYDPRLICNHSDYQGRYAFNQQPRIGLWNLSALAHSLSPLVDKAELEAALEQYEPQMNGYFSQLMRHKLGLLSKQEGDTRLFESMFELMSQNKVDYPRFFRTLSNLDTLLPQEVIDLIIDRDAAKLWVDNYLQRCELEDRSVTERCEKMRQVNPKYILRNYLAQLAIDKAERGDSSDIEALMEVLEDPYAEHPDYEHLAALPPEWGKAMEISCSS, translated from the coding sequence ATGTCTGTCTGGGATTCTATTTCATTTAACAATCGATTTACTGCATTACCTCGATTGTTCTATACCCCAATTCAACCTACACCGCTCAGCAATGTTCAATGGCTTGCATGGAACCATAACCTTGCGAGTGAGCTCGGCTTTCCGTCATTTGAAGATGCTTCTGAGGAATTGCTTGAGACGTTATCTGGCAATGTTGAACCTGAGCAATTCTCACCGGTAGCAATGAAATACGCAGGCCATCAGTTTGGCTCTTATAACCCTGATTTAGGTGATGGAAGAGGGCTGTTATTAGCGCAAATTGTCGCTAAAAATGGCGAAACGTTCGATTTACACCTGAAAGGTGCGGGTAAAACGCCATATTCACGTATGGGCGATGGTCGCGCAGTTATTCGCTCGACGGTTCGTGAGTATCTATGTAGCGAAGCAATGGCGGGGCTTAATATCCCAACCACACGTGCGCTGGCTATGATGACCAGTGACACGCCTGTTTACCGTGAGAAGCAAGAGTGGGGTGCATTATTGGTGCGCGCTGCTGAATCGCATATTCGTTTCGGTCACTTTGAACACCTGTTTTATACCAATCAGTTGGCAGAACATAAATTATTGGCCGACAAAGTCATCGAATGGCACTTCCCAGAATGCCTCGATGAAGAAAAACCCTACGCTGCCATGTTTAATGAGATTGTTGATCGTACTGCTGAGATGGTCGCATTGTGGCAAGCCAATGGGTTTGCTCACGGGGTGATGAACACAGATAACATGTCGATTATCGGGCAAACCTTCGATTATGGCCCATTCGCGTTCCTTGATGAATACGACCCAAGATTGATCTGTAATCACTCGGATTACCAAGGTCGTTATGCCTTTAATCAGCAACCAAGAATAGGGCTTTGGAATCTGTCGGCACTGGCGCACTCACTTTCGCCGCTGGTGGATAAAGCCGAACTTGAGGCTGCACTCGAACAATACGAACCTCAAATGAATGGTTATTTCAGTCAACTGATGCGTCATAAGTTGGGGCTACTTTCCAAACAGGAAGGTGACACTCGCTTGTTTGAATCTATGTTCGAGCTGATGTCGCAAAACAAAGTCGATTATCCAAGGTTCTTTAGAACGCTGTCGAACCTAGATACCTTGTTGCCGCAGGAAGTGATTGACCTGATTATTGATCGAGATGCAGCAAAATTGTGGGTAGATAACTATTTACAACGCTGCGAATTGGAAGACCGTTCAGTGACAGAGCGCTGCGAAAAGATGAGACAGGTAAACCCTAAATACATCCTTAGAAACTACCTAGCTCAGCTTGCGATAGATAAAGCCGAGCGTGGTGATAGCAGTGATATTGAAGCATTAATGGAGGTACTGGAAGACCCATACGCAGAACACCCTGACTACGAACACCTTGCTGCGTTGCCTCCTGAGTGGGGTAAAGCGATGGAAATCAGCTGTTCCTCTTAA
- the sixA gene encoding phosphohistidine phosphatase SixA produces MKIFIMRHGEAEHFANSDAERALTKRGKMASLAVAQAANEQGFSQFDKVLVSPYLRAQETWLEISQAFSGKKVETCDDITPYGMSDDVFDLTLAMAEVEKLETILFVSHLPLVGYLTAEFATGMAPPMFPTSGLACIEFDLETQKGELLWNINP; encoded by the coding sequence ATGAAAATATTCATAATGCGCCACGGTGAAGCAGAACATTTTGCTAACTCGGATGCAGAACGAGCGTTAACGAAGCGCGGTAAAATGGCGTCTCTTGCAGTAGCTCAAGCTGCAAATGAGCAAGGGTTCAGCCAGTTCGATAAAGTGCTTGTGAGTCCATATTTAAGGGCACAAGAAACGTGGTTAGAAATTTCTCAGGCGTTTTCTGGAAAGAAAGTAGAAACCTGTGATGATATTACCCCTTATGGTATGTCTGACGATGTGTTTGATTTGACTTTAGCGATGGCTGAAGTAGAAAAACTAGAGACCATTTTGTTTGTTTCTCATTTACCTCTAGTTGGCTACTTAACCGCTGAGTTCGCGACAGGCATGGCACCACCAATGTTTCCGACTTCTGGGTTAGCTTGTATCGAATTCGACCTTGAGACGCAAAAGGGCGAGTTACTTTGGAATATTAATCCATAG
- a CDS encoding response regulator yields the protein MPTNTRILVVDDDQEIRELLEEYLTKSGFDVSSVGDGVELETHLQNQGYPDLILLDVMLPGDDGFTLCQRVRKQSNVPIIMLTAVSDETDQIIGLEIGADDYIAKPFSPRQLMARIKALLRRVQVVDDKPSDALPKQIIFGDWTLDTLAHRISHNENAEEMDLSGSDFSLLMLFLTRPNEVLDRDTISFATRGREALPFERGIDVQLSRLRSRLGDSGKYPHYIKTMRGNGYILAVPVQYEH from the coding sequence ATGCCAACAAATACTCGAATTCTCGTGGTGGATGATGATCAAGAAATCCGCGAGCTGCTGGAAGAGTACCTAACAAAATCTGGTTTCGATGTATCTTCTGTGGGAGACGGTGTTGAACTAGAGACCCACCTGCAAAACCAAGGTTATCCCGATCTGATTCTGCTTGATGTGATGCTACCCGGTGATGATGGTTTTACCTTGTGCCAACGAGTACGCAAGCAATCGAATGTGCCTATCATCATGCTGACTGCAGTCTCGGATGAAACCGACCAGATCATCGGCTTAGAAATTGGTGCCGATGACTACATCGCCAAGCCGTTTAGCCCTCGTCAGTTAATGGCTCGAATCAAAGCGTTATTACGACGTGTTCAAGTGGTGGATGACAAGCCGAGTGATGCACTACCAAAGCAGATTATTTTTGGTGATTGGACGCTTGATACTCTCGCGCATCGGATCTCCCATAATGAAAACGCAGAAGAGATGGACTTGTCGGGCAGTGACTTTTCTTTGTTAATGCTGTTCTTAACTCGTCCTAACGAAGTTCTCGACCGAGATACTATCTCTTTCGCAACCAGAGGCCGAGAAGCGCTGCCTTTTGAGCGTGGAATTGACGTGCAGCTTAGTCGCCTGAGAAGCCGATTGGGTGACAGCGGTAAATACCCTCACTACATCAAAACCATGCGCGGCAATGGCTACATTCTTGCTGTGCCTGTCCAGTATGAGCACTAA
- the smrB gene encoding endonuclease SmrB has product MSKKDTDFDDDFALFNDAVKGVKKWQQDTIVQPPKRNTKQKEITRTARQASDSEFYFSDEFIPHLSEDGPTRYARDDVSKYEVKRLRRGVYVPDVYLDMHGMTQQEAKRELGAMIAHCIKESVACACVQHGIGKHILKQKVPLWLAQHPDVMAFHQAPLEFGGNGALLVLLSIPDK; this is encoded by the coding sequence ATGAGCAAAAAAGACACCGACTTTGATGACGATTTCGCCCTGTTCAACGATGCAGTAAAGGGCGTTAAAAAGTGGCAACAGGATACCATAGTCCAGCCGCCAAAAAGAAATACCAAACAAAAAGAAATTACTCGAACGGCAAGACAAGCCAGTGATAGCGAGTTTTATTTCTCTGATGAGTTCATTCCGCACCTTAGTGAAGATGGTCCAACACGTTATGCGCGTGACGATGTCTCTAAATATGAAGTAAAGCGACTGCGTCGTGGTGTTTATGTGCCGGACGTATACCTTGATATGCATGGTATGACACAACAGGAAGCAAAGCGTGAACTAGGAGCCATGATTGCACACTGCATTAAAGAAAGTGTCGCATGTGCTTGTGTTCAACATGGTATCGGTAAACACATTCTCAAACAGAAAGTGCCTTTGTGGTTAGCACAGCACCCGGATGTAATGGCTTTTCACCAAGCACCATTGGAGTTTGGTGGCAACGGCGCGCTGCTGGTTTTACTTTCCATTCCCGATAAATAA
- a CDS encoding carbohydrate ABC transporter permease yields the protein MMNNINFARVFIYSALLFFCLVYLMPLFVMALTSFKTLPDIKAGNLMSLPKEWVFDAWYKAWDTACTGVKCEGIKGYFWNSFQMVIPAVAISTLLGAFNGYVVTKWQFRGSNLFFSLLLFGCFIPFQVVLLPMATMLGKMGLANTTIGLVIVHVIYGMAFTTLFFRNFYISIPDELIKAAKLDGAGFFTIFFKILLPISTPIIMVTVIWQFTAIWNDFLFGVVYSGSDTQPITVALNNLVNTSTGVKEYNVDMAAAIIAALPTLLVYVFAGKYFVRGLTAGSVKG from the coding sequence ATGATGAATAACATCAACTTTGCTCGAGTCTTTATTTATTCAGCACTGCTTTTCTTCTGTTTAGTGTACCTAATGCCATTATTCGTGATGGCGCTCACTTCATTCAAAACTCTGCCTGATATCAAGGCGGGCAACCTGATGAGCTTGCCGAAAGAGTGGGTGTTCGATGCTTGGTATAAAGCGTGGGATACCGCCTGTACGGGTGTGAAATGTGAAGGTATCAAAGGCTACTTCTGGAACTCTTTCCAAATGGTGATTCCTGCGGTTGCGATTTCAACATTGCTCGGTGCATTCAATGGCTATGTAGTGACGAAATGGCAATTCCGAGGCTCGAATCTGTTCTTCAGCTTGCTGTTGTTTGGTTGCTTCATCCCATTCCAAGTGGTGCTACTACCAATGGCAACCATGCTCGGCAAGATGGGGCTAGCGAACACAACTATCGGCTTGGTGATTGTGCACGTTATCTACGGCATGGCGTTTACCACTCTGTTTTTCCGTAACTTCTATATCTCGATTCCTGATGAATTGATCAAGGCGGCAAAACTCGATGGTGCAGGCTTCTTTACGATTTTCTTCAAGATTTTATTACCGATCTCAACGCCAATCATCATGGTGACGGTGATCTGGCAATTCACCGCGATTTGGAATGACTTCTTGTTCGGAGTGGTCTATTCCGGCTCAGATACACAGCCGATTACCGTGGCATTAAATAACTTGGTCAATACCAGCACTGGCGTTAAGGAATATAACGTCGACATGGCCGCAGCGATTATCGCCGCACTGCCAACGCTGTTGGTGTATGTCTTCGCAGGAAAATATTTTGTTCGTGGCCTAACGGCAGGATCAGTAAAAGGATAA
- a CDS encoding ABC transporter ATP-binding protein, protein MATLDLKQIRKTYRNADNETLKGIDISIDSGEFLILVGPSGCGKSTLMNTIAGLENISSGEIVIDGIDVAQVEPKDRDIAMVFQSYALYPNMTVRGNIAFGLKIRKMPQQEIDAEVNRVAEMLQIEQLLDRKPSQLSGGQRQRVAMGRALARRPKLYLFDEPLSNLDAKLRVEMRHQIKRLHQKLNTTIVYVTHDQIEAMTLADRIAVMKDGELQQLGTPQEIYTKPNNMFVAGFMGSPSMNFIKTMVDLDDEQNPIIKVVGTAEQEHHIRLPQSMRDQDGKELVIGLRPEHITEQPSDDVSASTKLDLQLEVLEPTGPDTIAMVKVNDQEVACRLSPEFEVSVGQMAPLHFDLSKAVFFDAQTEARIDF, encoded by the coding sequence ATGGCAACATTAGATTTAAAACAGATCCGTAAAACCTATCGCAACGCGGACAACGAAACGTTAAAGGGCATCGACATTAGTATCGATTCGGGGGAATTTTTGATACTTGTCGGCCCTTCGGGGTGTGGCAAATCCACTTTAATGAACACCATCGCTGGGCTAGAGAATATTAGCTCGGGTGAGATTGTAATTGATGGCATAGACGTGGCGCAGGTTGAGCCCAAAGATCGCGACATTGCGATGGTATTCCAGTCTTACGCGCTTTATCCAAACATGACGGTGCGTGGCAATATCGCCTTTGGTCTGAAGATTCGTAAGATGCCTCAACAAGAGATTGATGCCGAAGTTAATCGAGTGGCAGAAATGCTGCAAATCGAACAGTTACTGGATCGTAAACCGTCACAACTTTCTGGTGGCCAACGTCAACGTGTCGCGATGGGCCGCGCTCTGGCTCGTCGTCCTAAGCTGTATCTATTTGATGAGCCGCTTTCTAACTTGGATGCCAAGTTGCGTGTTGAGATGCGTCATCAGATTAAACGCCTGCATCAGAAGCTCAACACCACGATTGTTTATGTAACTCATGATCAGATCGAAGCGATGACACTCGCTGATCGCATCGCAGTAATGAAAGACGGTGAACTGCAGCAGTTAGGTACACCACAAGAGATCTACACCAAGCCAAACAACATGTTCGTAGCGGGCTTTATGGGCTCACCATCAATGAACTTCATTAAAACCATGGTGGACTTGGATGATGAGCAAAACCCGATCATCAAAGTGGTGGGTACTGCCGAACAAGAACACCACATCCGATTGCCACAGAGTATGCGTGACCAAGATGGCAAAGAGTTGGTGATAGGGCTACGTCCTGAGCATATTACTGAGCAGCCAAGTGATGATGTTTCTGCTTCAACAAAACTAGACTTACAACTAGAGGTATTGGAACCGACAGGGCCAGATACTATCGCGATGGTCAAAGTTAACGACCAAGAAGTGGCGTGTCGTTTGTCGCCAGAGTTTGAAGTGTCGGTTGGGCAAATGGCGCCCCTGCATTTTGACCTATCGAAAGCCGTGTTCTTTGATGCTCAGACTGAAGCGAGAATTGATTTCTAA
- a CDS encoding ATP-binding protein: MNWLSRLKPNSLVARTLLLTLLAVVIAQGIATSIWYSESKHKELEGIRSASSSMANMFASTVTFFQSLPVKYRHIVLDQIRNMGGTRFFVSFNKEALIVEPIPDTRLKTASIEAIESVLSSKLNKVASVRVDFSRPEHLRLLKNDIYLSDLPRSWAHHTLTLEPLNPPILVVQIELASHEWVYIAALLPAPYVKLDDTILGREQVIFLVSSTLILLVLTYLMIRRQVRPLKKLARAANEMSMDIQQPQLKEEGATELVTATRAFNRMQQRIRRYVADREHLFSAISHDLKTPITRLRLRAELLESEVKKDKFNKDLDELEMMVKGALQAVRDTDLHENNAIIDLNEMMLSVIELHNQYQTQVEFEPAVIEPLVAKPLAIKRVLTNLIDNAVKYGQSAEVDISSDSMWVIVTIQDHGKGIPEDKLELVFEPYFRLATDDQGHGLGLGICRNILHGHGGDLIIRNSSPGGLEAKVYIPRGLEV; this comes from the coding sequence ATGAACTGGTTGAGCAGGTTAAAGCCAAACTCTTTGGTCGCAAGAACCTTGTTGCTGACGCTGTTAGCGGTGGTGATCGCTCAGGGTATCGCAACGTCTATTTGGTATAGCGAATCCAAGCACAAAGAACTGGAGGGTATTCGTTCTGCCTCTTCGAGCATGGCGAACATGTTTGCCTCAACGGTGACTTTCTTCCAATCTCTGCCCGTTAAATATCGCCATATCGTGCTGGATCAGATCCGCAATATGGGCGGTACGCGCTTCTTCGTTTCTTTCAATAAAGAGGCTTTGATCGTTGAACCGATCCCCGATACCCGCTTAAAAACCGCCTCGATTGAAGCCATAGAAAGTGTTTTGAGTAGCAAACTCAATAAAGTGGCGTCAGTGCGGGTTGATTTCTCTCGACCTGAACACCTTCGCTTGCTTAAAAACGACATCTACTTAAGCGATCTCCCACGATCATGGGCGCATCATACGCTAACGCTAGAGCCTCTTAATCCACCTATCTTGGTTGTTCAGATTGAATTAGCCAGTCACGAATGGGTGTACATTGCGGCATTGTTGCCTGCGCCATACGTAAAGCTCGACGATACGATTCTTGGCAGGGAGCAGGTGATCTTCTTAGTTTCTTCAACACTCATTCTACTAGTGCTGACTTACTTGATGATTCGTCGCCAAGTGCGACCTCTCAAAAAGTTAGCAAGAGCAGCCAATGAAATGAGTATGGATATTCAGCAACCCCAATTGAAAGAAGAGGGGGCGACTGAACTGGTCACCGCAACCCGAGCCTTTAATCGCATGCAGCAACGGATTCGTCGTTATGTTGCCGACCGTGAGCATTTGTTCTCGGCTATCTCTCATGACTTGAAGACACCAATCACCCGACTCAGGCTGCGTGCTGAGTTGTTGGAAAGCGAAGTGAAAAAAGACAAGTTTAACAAAGATCTGGATGAGCTTGAGATGATGGTGAAGGGTGCATTACAAGCGGTCAGAGACACCGACCTTCATGAAAATAATGCCATTATCGATCTTAACGAGATGATGCTCTCTGTGATTGAACTACACAATCAATACCAAACTCAGGTCGAGTTTGAACCTGCAGTGATTGAGCCTTTGGTTGCCAAACCGCTAGCGATCAAACGCGTGCTTACTAATCTTATCGATAATGCTGTGAAATATGGACAATCAGCTGAGGTGGATATCAGCAGTGATTCTATGTGGGTCATTGTGACGATTCAAGACCACGGCAAAGGTATTCCTGAAGACAAGTTAGAGTTGGTTTTCGAACCCTACTTTAGGTTGGCTACGGATGACCAAGGACACGGTTTAGGGCTCGGGATCTGTCGCAATATTTTGCATGGACACGGCGGAGATCTCATTATTCGCAACTCCTCTCCAGGTGGCTTAGAAGCCAAAGTCTATATACCAAGAGGCTTAGAAGTGTAA
- a CDS encoding ABC transporter substrate-binding protein — protein MKINKTLLTLSLLAASTFSQAGEVEVLHWWTAGGEAKSAAVLKEMIEEQGHTWKDFAVAGGGGESAMTVLKTRAVSGNPPSAAQIKGHDIQEWGGLGFLTSLDATAKQEQWDELLPEVVTKVMKWDGEYVAVPVNVHRVNWLWANPVVLEKSGVTVPTTLDEFFVAADKIKAAGFIPLAHGGQPWQDATVFEAVALDVLGSEDYNKAFVELDMDVLSGDKMVEVFTKFKKMRDYIDSNSPGRDWNVATSMVINGEAAMQIMGDWAKGEFTAAGKVPGKDYICAPAPGTDGQFTFNIDSFAFFELSDKENQKAQQDLAKTILTKDFQEVFNLNKGSIPVRLDMDMSKFDQCALDSMATFKASAESSDLVPSMAHGLATTSYAQGAIYDVVTNFFNDKDADPKQAAAKLAKAVKAAI, from the coding sequence ATGAAAATCAATAAAACCCTACTTACTCTATCTCTTCTTGCTGCCTCAACATTTTCTCAAGCCGGTGAAGTGGAAGTGCTTCACTGGTGGACTGCCGGTGGCGAAGCGAAATCCGCAGCGGTACTGAAAGAGATGATTGAAGAACAAGGCCATACTTGGAAAGATTTTGCTGTTGCTGGTGGCGGCGGTGAAAGTGCGATGACTGTTTTGAAAACGCGAGCAGTATCGGGCAATCCTCCATCTGCCGCGCAGATTAAAGGTCATGATATTCAAGAGTGGGGTGGTTTAGGTTTTCTAACGTCTCTCGATGCAACTGCGAAACAAGAACAGTGGGATGAACTACTACCAGAAGTCGTCACTAAAGTGATGAAGTGGGATGGCGAATATGTCGCGGTTCCTGTCAACGTTCACCGTGTTAACTGGCTTTGGGCTAACCCTGTTGTTTTAGAAAAATCAGGCGTTACGGTTCCGACTACATTAGATGAGTTCTTTGTTGCTGCAGACAAGATTAAAGCAGCTGGCTTTATTCCACTGGCTCACGGTGGTCAACCTTGGCAAGACGCGACGGTATTCGAAGCCGTGGCTCTCGACGTACTAGGCAGTGAAGATTACAACAAAGCGTTCGTAGAACTTGATATGGACGTGTTATCTGGCGACAAAATGGTGGAAGTGTTCACCAAGTTTAAAAAGATGCGTGATTACATCGACAGCAACTCTCCAGGTCGTGATTGGAACGTAGCAACCTCGATGGTTATCAATGGCGAAGCCGCGATGCAGATCATGGGTGACTGGGCAAAAGGTGAGTTTACTGCAGCAGGCAAAGTACCAGGTAAAGATTACATTTGTGCACCAGCACCTGGCACTGACGGTCAGTTCACTTTCAACATCGATAGCTTTGCGTTCTTTGAATTAAGTGACAAAGAGAACCAAAAAGCGCAACAAGACCTAGCGAAAACCATTCTTACCAAAGACTTCCAAGAAGTCTTCAACCTTAACAAAGGTTCTATCCCTGTACGTCTAGATATGGACATGTCTAAATTCGACCAATGTGCGCTGGACTCAATGGCTACCTTCAAAGCGAGTGCTGAATCGAGCGATCTTGTTCCGAGTATGGCTCACGGCCTAGCGACAACAAGCTACGCTCAAGGCGCTATCTATGACGTAGTGACCAATTTCTTCAATGATAAAGATGCCGATCCTAAACAAGCGGCAGCTAAGTTAGCTAAAGCAGTGAAAGCCGCTATCTAA
- a CDS encoding LysE family translocator, which produces MSFDTWIYYLLAVLILTASPGPSSLLCMTKGVQSGFKLSIFTALGSLTAITGILTLSFTGLGVIIASSEVVFNVIKWTGAAYLIYLGWKSLRSNQQDYDKLSNQQAGSKSVKESAAQHYLSGFIVGASNPKAILFFTALFPQFIDPSIALLPQFSVFALTFAVMELSWLLVYAYLGAKSSNWLFAKGRAKIFNRVTGGVFIGAGALLSTTSRA; this is translated from the coding sequence ATGAGCTTTGATACATGGATTTATTATTTACTAGCGGTGCTGATACTGACGGCTTCACCCGGGCCGAGTTCTTTGTTGTGCATGACTAAGGGAGTGCAGTCTGGTTTCAAGTTATCGATATTTACTGCCTTGGGTAGCCTGACCGCAATTACCGGAATTCTTACGTTATCGTTTACCGGTTTAGGCGTAATTATCGCTTCGTCGGAAGTCGTCTTTAACGTCATTAAATGGACAGGTGCTGCCTATCTTATCTACCTCGGTTGGAAGTCATTGCGATCTAACCAGCAAGATTATGACAAGTTATCAAATCAACAAGCCGGTTCTAAATCTGTTAAAGAAAGTGCTGCGCAGCATTACCTCAGTGGCTTTATTGTTGGCGCGAGCAACCCGAAAGCAATCCTGTTTTTTACAGCGTTGTTCCCACAGTTTATTGACCCTTCAATAGCACTTCTTCCTCAGTTTTCGGTGTTTGCTTTGACCTTCGCTGTGATGGAGTTGTCTTGGCTCTTGGTTTACGCATATTTAGGTGCTAAATCATCAAATTGGTTGTTCGCTAAAGGTCGAGCTAAGATATTTAATCGTGTAACAGGTGGTGTATTTATTGGTGCTGGAGCACTGCTTTCGACGACAAGCCGAGCATAA